Proteins co-encoded in one Acidobacteriota bacterium genomic window:
- a CDS encoding aminotransferase class V-fold PLP-dependent enzyme — translation MNPAIRSLFPATEKYAYLNSAAVSPIPTTAIEAINWQLSDVATNGSVNFNEWVATKGRCRSIISEMLNVRPEQVAFLRNTSDGFASIANGLTWKAGDNIVSFAREFPANFYAWRSIRDDHGVELRLCEEIGGRVDVDTMIAMIDAHTKVVAISAIQFASGFKADLERIGRAARAVDALFCVDIIQGLGQMPFDLPAQFVDASCGASHKWLCAPEGCGYIYLSDRARERVKPTLVGWISVETPWDFEDRAQPFKPTALAWESGTGPASLFYGLEQSLKLLHDAGAVNIQRYLEQLSNYVCDGLASKNYDIISSRSAEERSAIVCIKHRGGIPSNHIAAELEAVGVIVSPRGDRLRIAPHFYNNAEDIERLINALPA, via the coding sequence ATGAACCCAGCTATCCGCTCACTATTTCCGGCCACGGAAAAATACGCTTACCTCAACAGTGCCGCCGTTTCACCGATACCGACCACGGCTATCGAGGCGATCAACTGGCAGCTCTCCGATGTCGCAACGAACGGATCGGTAAACTTCAATGAATGGGTCGCTACCAAAGGTAGATGTCGCTCGATCATTAGTGAGATGCTAAATGTCCGCCCCGAGCAGGTCGCTTTCTTGCGAAATACGTCGGATGGATTTGCGTCGATCGCGAACGGCCTAACCTGGAAGGCGGGTGACAACATAGTCAGTTTTGCCCGGGAGTTTCCTGCGAATTTCTACGCCTGGCGAAGTATACGCGATGATCACGGCGTCGAATTAAGACTGTGTGAGGAAATCGGCGGCCGCGTCGACGTCGACACAATGATCGCGATGATCGATGCGCATACCAAGGTCGTTGCCATCTCCGCTATCCAGTTCGCGTCCGGTTTCAAAGCGGATCTGGAACGCATCGGCCGTGCAGCTCGTGCGGTGGACGCTTTATTTTGTGTGGATATCATTCAGGGTTTGGGACAAATGCCCTTCGACCTGCCGGCTCAGTTCGTGGATGCTTCGTGCGGAGCAAGCCACAAATGGCTGTGTGCTCCTGAGGGCTGCGGTTATATCTATCTATCGGACAGAGCACGTGAGCGCGTCAAACCAACACTTGTCGGCTGGATCAGCGTCGAAACGCCTTGGGATTTTGAGGACCGTGCTCAACCGTTCAAACCGACCGCTCTCGCATGGGAAAGCGGGACTGGTCCGGCATCTCTGTTCTATGGCTTAGAACAGAGTCTAAAACTCCTTCACGATGCCGGGGCCGTTAATATTCAGCGGTATTTAGAGCAATTATCCAACTACGTTTGCGACGGCCTCGCCAGCAAAAACTACGACATCATCAGCTCGCGGTCCGCGGAAGAAAGATCAGCCATCGTTTGTATCAAACATCGCGGCGGGATCCCGTCAAACCATATCGCGGCCGAACTCGAAGCCGTCGGCGTCATCGTCAGCCCGCGCGGGGACCGCCTGCGGATCGCACCACATTTTTATAATAACGCTGAGGATATTGAGAGATTGATCAATGCTCTGCCGGCCTAG
- the lepB gene encoding signal peptidase I, whose protein sequence is MLDLRKKNQVEFGLVSVFDDRDIDVTHIAKESRQGLWSEGFKLIRDIFLIIIVFILFGVFFVQPVVVEGTSMLPQLHDGERLLVNKLVYYRIQSVSWGHIERGDIVVFWFPNDPDKSYVKRVIGLPGETVELRNGRVLVDGKELNEDYLDKEYTQTMPPPMVKKVDEHHYFVMGDNRDNSSDSRYWGLVPEKYIYGKAFFRYWKPSNIGFLEHGEYENGIPLTPPAKKETRFEEK, encoded by the coding sequence ATGTTGGATCTACGGAAGAAAAATCAGGTTGAATTTGGACTCGTTTCGGTCTTTGACGACCGTGATATCGACGTCACCCATATCGCCAAAGAATCGCGTCAGGGGCTTTGGTCCGAAGGGTTTAAGCTGATCCGCGATATATTCCTGATAATCATCGTCTTCATCTTGTTCGGAGTCTTTTTTGTGCAGCCGGTTGTTGTTGAGGGCACGTCGATGCTGCCGCAGCTCCATGATGGCGAACGCCTTTTGGTTAACAAGCTGGTTTACTACCGCATCCAGAGCGTAAGCTGGGGCCACATCGAACGTGGCGACATCGTTGTTTTTTGGTTCCCGAACGATCCTGACAAATCTTATGTAAAGCGTGTCATCGGATTGCCAGGTGAGACGGTCGAACTGAGAAACGGGCGTGTCCTCGTGGACGGTAAGGAGCTGAACGAGGACTATCTCGACAAGGAATACACCCAGACAATGCCGCCGCCGATGGTGAAAAAGGTCGATGAGCATCACTACTTCGTTATGGGAGATAACCGCGATAATTCGTCCGATTCCCGCTACTGGGGCCTCGTTCCCGAAAAATACATCTACGGCAAAGCCTTTTTCCGCTACTGGAAGCCATCAAATATCGGATTTCTCGAACATGGCGAATACGAAAACGGCATCCCGCTAACACCGCCCGCAAAGAAAGAAACTCGTTTCGAAGAGAAGTAA